A genomic segment from Amphiura filiformis chromosome 10, Afil_fr2py, whole genome shotgun sequence encodes:
- the LOC140163263 gene encoding uncharacterized protein, with the protein MEGSRLGSSSIPVSGVDLRHHLHQVQREQTAWRAVHVSDTDVPSDIRHPPPMLHKDHQQQTILWSNAAGMSGGHPVPVSLSTMQPNMPPPHMTSNMPPIMQGPNIPSISPNMHHHQPHNLSASPPISMPNMSQGMQGMPLTHTSQADIMHAYHRERFL; encoded by the exons ATGGAAGGTAGCAGACTAGGCTCATCTTCAATCCCTGTATCTGGAGTGGATTTGAGGCATCAC CTTCATCAGGTTCAACGTGAACAAACAGCATGGAGGGCAGTCCACGTATCAGACACG GATGTTCCATCAGACATTCGTCACCCACCGCCAATGCTTCACAAGGACCACCAACAGCAGACTATCTTGTGGTCCAATGCAGCTGGCATGTCTGGTGGCCACCCTGTCCCGGTCAGCCTCTCCACCATGCAGCCCAATATGCCCCCACCCCACATGACATCAAACATGCCCCCTATAATGCAAGGACCAAACATCCCATCAATATCCCCCAATATGCACCATCATCAACCCCACAACCTGTCGGCATCACCGCCCATTAGCATGCCCAACATGTCACAGGGCATGCAGGGTATGCCCCTAACGCATACAAGTCAAGCTGACATCATGCATGCTTATCATAGGGAGAGATTCCTTTGA